The sequence ATGtgttgaaataaaagaaatggaaatatcagGAAAAAGTTGACAAGGCATGTTCTACTTCCATAATCTGATATAAATCACAATTTCTGGCTCTGAGGCTTTCATCATGGGCACTTCTTAAGCCCTAGGACCACTGGTTCTTTTAGAGCTGCCATCGCAGAGAACATTTTCAGAGCTCtctttatgtctttgtttctcagactataaatgaaggggttcagcatgggtgtgaccacgGTGTACATCACTGAGGCTTTGGCATTTAAATGGGAGCTGTGGGTAGCAGCAGAGCTAATGTACACTCCTAGGCTTGTGcaataaaataaagagacaactgagaggtgagatgcacaggtggaaaGTGATTTATACCTCCCCTGAGCTGATGATATTCCACATATGGAGGACACTATCTTCGAATATGAGTAAAGGATACCAGTAAGAGAACCAACACCCAGCAGGACAGCTGCAAAACACATCATCATGTTATTGAGAAATgtgtcagaacaggcaagttGTACCACCTGattgagttcacagaaaaagtgggggatttGTAAGTCTGTACAGAAGGACAGTCTCAACACCATTAAACTTTGTAAAAAGGAATGCAGGACACTCAGGATCCAGGATGCCAGAAC is a genomic window of Hippopotamus amphibius kiboko isolate mHipAmp2 chromosome 15, mHipAmp2.hap2, whole genome shotgun sequence containing:
- the LOC130836700 gene encoding olfactory receptor-like protein OLF4; this translates as MNPGNDTGMSNFLLMGFSEEPELQPLIFGLFFSMYLITVFGNLLIILATISDPHLHTPMYFFLSNLSFVDICLTSTTIPKMLWNIQTQSKVITYEGCIIQMYFFVIFAVLDIFLLTVMAYDRFVAICHPLRYMVIMNPWLCGLLVLASWILSVLHSFLQSLMVLRLSFCTDLQIPHFFCELNQVVQLACSDTFLNNMMMCFAAVLLGVGSLTGILYSYSKIVSSICGISSAQGRYKSLSTCASHLSVVSLFYCTSLGVYISSAATHSSHLNAKASVMYTVVTPMLNPFIYSLRNKDIKRALKMFSAMAALKEPVVLGLKKCP